In a single window of the Melioribacteraceae bacterium genome:
- a CDS encoding T9SS type A sorting domain-containing protein, translating to MKLMKYSLIGLFLLTIDVLSQDQNFYIFLSFGQSNMEGQGIIAEHDKTVDARFQVMEAVTCSNLRRTMGKWYTAVPPLCRCYTGLSPTDYFGRTMVDSLPSNIKIGVVNVSVAGCKIELFDKDNYQSYASTAASWMKNIIAEYGGNPYGRLVEIAKLAQKDGIIKGILLHQGESNTGDNQWPSKVKKIYNNLIADLELDPAKVPLLAGEVVHADQGGVCASMNSIIAKLPQTIPNSYVISSSGCKDTTDNLHFSSEGYRELGKRYATKMLSLLKKSLTSIQSHGSEIGTDYKLEQNYPNPFNPVTKIKYSIPSFVETSYPEKSGQVMTSLRLYDILGKEVAVLVNENQSPGNHEIMFDGSNLASGIYFYKLLSGEYAQTRKFVLIK from the coding sequence ATGAAATTAATGAAGTATAGTTTAATTGGATTATTCTTATTGACAATCGACGTTCTTTCACAAGATCAGAACTTTTATATCTTCCTCAGTTTTGGTCAATCAAATATGGAAGGTCAAGGAATAATTGCTGAACATGATAAAACTGTGGATGCTCGTTTTCAAGTAATGGAAGCTGTAACATGTTCGAATCTGAGAAGAACAATGGGTAAATGGTATACCGCTGTTCCTCCATTATGTAGATGTTACACTGGACTTTCGCCAACCGATTATTTTGGAAGAACCATGGTGGATAGTCTTCCCTCAAATATAAAAATTGGAGTTGTAAATGTTTCGGTAGCCGGTTGTAAAATTGAATTGTTCGACAAAGATAATTACCAATCATACGCATCAACAGCCGCATCTTGGATGAAAAATATTATTGCTGAGTATGGAGGAAATCCATATGGACGCTTGGTTGAAATCGCAAAGCTGGCTCAAAAAGATGGCATTATTAAAGGAATTTTACTGCATCAAGGTGAATCAAACACTGGAGATAATCAGTGGCCCTCAAAGGTTAAGAAGATTTATAACAACCTAATAGCAGACCTGGAACTTGATCCAGCAAAAGTACCTTTATTAGCGGGTGAAGTTGTACATGCAGATCAAGGGGGAGTTTGTGCCAGTATGAATTCTATCATAGCAAAACTTCCGCAAACTATTCCAAATTCTTATGTTATTTCTTCAAGCGGTTGTAAAGATACTACAGACAATCTTCATTTTAGCTCTGAAGGCTATAGAGAATTGGGAAAACGTTATGCAACCAAAATGCTTTCATTACTAAAAAAATCACTAACTTCAATTCAATCTCACGGATCGGAAATTGGTACTGATTATAAACTGGAACAGAATTATCCAAATCCCTTTAATCCGGTTACAAAAATAAAATATTCAATTCCATCATTTGTAGAGACGTCATATCCCGAAAAATCGGGACAAGTTATGACGTCACTACGTTTGTATGATATTTTAGGTAAAGAAGTGGCTGTTCTCGTGAATGAAAATCAATCACCGGGCAATCACGAGATAATGTTTGATGGAAGCAATTTGGCAAGCGGTATATATTTTTACAAACTGCTGAGCGGGGAGTATGCACAAACTAGAAAATTTGTACTAATTAAATAA
- a CDS encoding DUF4982 domain-containing protein: MKVFILVFGLVLMCSCTVQSQLQKVTTDEVRQRISINDDWRFFKYDWLSKGDDLIYDVRPDVKEFSWDQPADAKPTEAEKIKTDQLVLKPWILPTGNDFLKDISKHYKRPSGNPGQDFQFVQNSFDDRSWEIVDLPHDWAIKGPFLKDYNLEVGGGMGRLPSPGVAWYRKALQISESDAGKLFFLDVDGAMSYAMVWLNGNLVGGWPYGYASWRVDLTPYIKFGEENQLAIRLDNPPISSRWYPGGGLYRNVWLVKTNPIYIGQWGTYITTSEISNSSAKVNLELEINNKLNSDADIKIVTKIYELNDEGTKTGNEVAVIDDKFVKISAGKKSKIDCSVTIKNPKLWGPPPTQIPHRYIAVTALFENEKQIDQYETSFGIRSLKFDPNSGIYVNDELIKVKGVNQHHDLGALGAAINIRAAERQLEILREMGCNAIRMAHNPPAPELLELTDRMGFLVVNEVFDSWERKKTPLDFHLIFPEWYEQDLRAIIRRDRNNPSVIIWSYGNEVGEQYTDKEGAEIARRLHNIIKEEDASRPTTCAMNWAKPDMPMPAEMDLISLNYQGEGIRQDPMFEGTNRIRTAPQYIPYHEKFPDKVILSSESASAASSRGIYLFPVTPDMSSPIRDGRGGDSKINHVSSYELYAVDFGSSADKVFSAIERHPFVAGEIVWNGFDYLGEPTPYYESRSSYTGIIDLAGFKKDRFYLYQAHWRPDFPMAHILPHWNWPERIGEVTPVHVFTSGDSAELFLNGKSLGIKNKKQYEYRLRWDDVIYEPGELKVIAYKNGENWAENFVRTTGNPKRLELSADRSEIISDGKDLAFITLKVIDENGLTVPIANNNIQFEIEGDGEIVATDNGDPSNLIPFPSHEREVFSGLALVIIRAKAGGTGAITVTAKSTGLIEAKVIVYAKM; the protein is encoded by the coding sequence ATGAAAGTATTCATACTTGTTTTCGGTTTAGTTTTAATGTGCAGCTGTACTGTGCAATCACAGTTACAAAAAGTTACTACTGATGAAGTTCGTCAACGTATTTCGATAAATGATGACTGGCGGTTTTTTAAGTATGATTGGCTATCGAAAGGTGACGATTTAATATATGATGTACGCCCGGATGTTAAAGAATTTTCATGGGATCAGCCCGCAGATGCAAAACCTACGGAAGCCGAAAAAATTAAAACGGATCAATTAGTGCTAAAGCCATGGATTTTGCCAACCGGAAATGATTTTCTTAAAGATATTTCAAAACATTATAAACGCCCAAGTGGTAATCCAGGTCAAGATTTTCAATTCGTACAAAATAGTTTTGATGATAGATCATGGGAAATTGTAGATCTGCCACATGATTGGGCAATAAAAGGACCATTCCTAAAAGACTATAATTTAGAAGTTGGCGGGGGTATGGGACGATTGCCGAGCCCCGGTGTTGCCTGGTATAGAAAAGCGCTTCAGATATCTGAATCAGACGCTGGTAAATTATTTTTTTTAGATGTAGATGGTGCAATGTCATATGCAATGGTTTGGCTTAATGGAAATTTAGTTGGAGGATGGCCTTATGGATATGCATCATGGCGTGTTGATCTTACACCATATATAAAATTTGGAGAAGAAAACCAGCTTGCAATAAGATTAGATAATCCTCCAATTTCATCCCGATGGTATCCCGGTGGCGGACTTTACAGAAATGTTTGGTTAGTAAAAACCAATCCCATATATATTGGACAATGGGGAACTTACATCACGACAAGTGAAATCTCTAATTCCTCGGCAAAAGTTAATTTAGAATTAGAAATCAATAATAAATTAAATAGTGATGCTGATATAAAAATTGTTACAAAAATTTATGAACTAAACGATGAAGGAACCAAGACCGGTAATGAGGTAGCAGTTATTGATGATAAATTTGTTAAAATTTCTGCCGGAAAAAAAAGTAAGATAGATTGTTCTGTTACAATTAAGAATCCAAAACTTTGGGGTCCTCCACCAACTCAAATTCCTCATAGATATATTGCGGTAACGGCATTATTTGAAAACGAAAAACAAATTGACCAATATGAAACGTCATTCGGTATCCGTTCATTAAAATTTGATCCTAATTCGGGAATTTATGTAAATGATGAATTGATAAAAGTTAAAGGTGTAAATCAACATCATGATCTAGGCGCATTAGGAGCAGCAATTAATATTAGAGCAGCAGAACGTCAACTAGAAATTCTTCGAGAGATGGGATGCAACGCAATCCGGATGGCTCATAATCCCCCCGCTCCAGAATTATTAGAATTAACTGACCGGATGGGATTTTTAGTAGTTAACGAAGTGTTTGATTCTTGGGAAAGAAAAAAAACGCCACTCGATTTTCATTTAATATTTCCGGAATGGTATGAACAGGATTTACGCGCGATCATCAGAAGAGATAGGAATAATCCTTCAGTTATAATTTGGAGTTATGGAAATGAGGTTGGTGAACAGTATACAGATAAAGAGGGGGCAGAAATTGCTAGGCGATTACATAATATTATAAAAGAAGAAGATGCCTCTCGGCCAACAACATGCGCAATGAATTGGGCTAAACCAGATATGCCGATGCCAGCGGAAATGGATTTAATTAGTCTTAACTATCAAGGAGAGGGAATTCGGCAAGATCCGATGTTTGAAGGCACAAATCGAATACGGACTGCTCCTCAATATATTCCTTACCATGAAAAATTTCCTGATAAGGTAATACTCAGCAGTGAATCAGCATCAGCCGCAAGCAGTCGTGGTATTTATCTCTTCCCTGTAACACCCGATATGAGTTCACCTATTCGGGATGGAAGAGGAGGGGATTCAAAAATTAATCATGTTAGCTCTTATGAACTTTATGCTGTTGATTTTGGATCTTCTGCAGATAAAGTTTTTAGTGCTATCGAAAGACATCCATTTGTTGCCGGCGAAATTGTATGGAATGGTTTTGACTATTTAGGTGAACCAACTCCTTATTATGAATCAAGAAGTTCATACACAGGTATTATAGATCTGGCAGGTTTCAAAAAGGATCGTTTCTATTTATATCAAGCTCACTGGCGCCCCGATTTCCCGATGGCTCATATACTTCCTCACTGGAATTGGCCCGAAAGAATTGGTGAAGTTACTCCGGTACATGTATTCACATCAGGTGATTCAGCTGAATTATTCCTTAATGGAAAATCACTTGGTATTAAAAATAAAAAACAGTATGAATATCGCTTAAGGTGGGATGATGTTATATATGAACCAGGTGAATTAAAAGTAATAGCTTATAAGAATGGTGAGAATTGGGCGGAGAATTTTGTTAGAACCACTGGAAATCCAAAACGATTAGAACTTTCTGCTGATCGTAGTGAAATTATTTCCGATGGAAAAGATTTAGCTTTCATTACATTAAAAGTTATTGATGAAAATGGATTGACGGTTCCAATCGCTAATAATAATATTCAGTTCGAAATTGAAGGTGACGGAGAAATAGTTGCTACAGATAATGGTGATCCAAGTAATTTAATTCCTTTCCCATCTCATGAAAGGGAAGTATTCAGCGGATTAGCTTTAGTAATTATCCGCGCAAAAGCTGGTGGAACAGGCGCCATAACTGTAACAGCAAAATCAACAGGATTAATTGAAGCTAAAGTTATTGTTTATGCTAAGATGTAA